From one Streptomyces sp. NBC_01478 genomic stretch:
- a CDS encoding NADPH-dependent F420 reductase: MNRELSPPTIGVLGTGGIAVALATMFARAGHQVRAGGSYEEVVAESSVVIPAMLGVQGAVQQLRPWRGGLAGKILVDITNPFTGGHVDFVGPWATGNAADLAVAFPEARLVGAFKNVWWEGFDGTPDPSVPDIHVISDDAAAKRTFLGLCSATPFTYVDGGGLDRARRVERMALRGVGSAGVFAGAHAAAV; this comes from the coding sequence ATGAACCGGGAGTTGAGCCCGCCGACGATCGGCGTCCTGGGCACGGGCGGCATCGCCGTCGCACTCGCGACGATGTTCGCCCGTGCCGGGCACCAGGTACGCGCCGGCGGGTCCTACGAAGAGGTCGTGGCGGAGTCCTCGGTGGTGATCCCCGCCATGCTGGGCGTGCAGGGAGCGGTGCAGCAACTCCGGCCCTGGCGCGGCGGGTTGGCCGGGAAGATCCTGGTGGACATCACCAACCCGTTCACCGGCGGCCATGTCGACTTCGTGGGCCCCTGGGCCACCGGCAACGCGGCGGACCTCGCCGTCGCGTTCCCCGAGGCGCGACTGGTGGGCGCCTTCAAGAACGTGTGGTGGGAGGGGTTCGACGGCACGCCCGACCCGTCCGTCCCCGACATCCACGTGATCTCCGACGACGCAGCGGCGAAACGGACGTTCCTGGGGCTGTGCTCGGCGACGCCCTTCACCTACGTCGACGGGGGCGGGCTGGACCGGGCGCGGCGGGTCGAGCGGATGGCGCTGCGCGGGGTGGGGTCGGCGGGAGTGTTCGCGGGGGCACACGCCGCCGCCGTATGA
- a CDS encoding SRPBCC family protein produces MTKPEQVKAEYAFHLPVPPDEAFALISDPVQDPVWQAACVDVTLLNGEARPGGQYEITFQLIGKRMEFTVEITEFEPGRRSKFHTLQGPFHYVGTYEYTEREDGTTTVDWTFEVDPGDYFGIMPKSLLRKVLVNSVKKDSGKLAAQLGQGARNR; encoded by the coding sequence ATGACCAAGCCTGAACAGGTCAAGGCCGAGTACGCGTTCCACCTCCCGGTGCCGCCCGACGAGGCGTTCGCCCTGATCTCCGACCCCGTCCAGGACCCGGTGTGGCAGGCGGCCTGCGTGGACGTGACGCTGCTGAACGGCGAGGCGCGGCCGGGCGGTCAGTACGAGATCACGTTCCAGTTGATCGGCAAGCGGATGGAATTCACCGTGGAGATCACCGAGTTCGAGCCCGGCCGGCGCTCGAAGTTCCACACCCTCCAGGGGCCGTTCCACTACGTCGGCACCTACGAGTACACCGAGCGCGAGGACGGCACCACCACCGTGGACTGGACGTTCGAGGTGGACCCCGGGGACTACTTCGGGATCATGCCGAAGTCCCTGCTCCGCAAGGTCCTCGTCAACTCGGTCAAGAAGGACTCCGGAAAGCTCGCCGCACAGCTCGGACAGGGAGCGCGCAACCGATGA
- a CDS encoding AAA family ATPase, whose product MAERPEGAEVVAAVQRVFRDGLLSGKSAFVPAWDAWTERTAADLRARFVDHLDESSDTFLVKLSRQLDGAPDDTIALAGELLFANMAPLVPEQIGLPKKREIIDGVLSWADRTVAIPADLESGLGGFINGGQGFLNYRWAQFQILVLLVERLAGLPLPERESILGDPWRFRAECFAIQESVGHKKGRAQIHILLYLLFPDVFQPIASVYHKQEILKAFAADLPEPTGDQDRDLLTLRQTLEARSGAPVDFYAEPWQGSWRRRAAEHAQRGWLIRGYNVDGTNFVPSWLAQGYCSLSWLEMPDIPADSTKPQVQRVVAEAMPDASAQLRGQATYQLHAFLSVMKPGDVIVTVTPHDVHVGTLQGPPSYDLSDGPDNARRRPVRWATADRPLHRAQLPEAVQAQLTRPPAVYDISSVAAELAERAGLEDVVAEPLIEADVTKPVELPSVTEELAAQLLMPQDWLRETAEQLQEQRQLVFHGPPGTGKTYLARALARHLAGPDRVELVQFHPSYTYEDFFEGFRPVRGENGSVVFDVVPGPLKLLAERARTDPSNAYILIIDEINRANLAKVFGELYFLLEYREEPVTTQYSPHDPFHLPGNLFVIGTMNTADRSIALVDAAMRRRFAFRRLSPELPPVRGLLERWLRARGLPDTAARLLDALNSRLGDADRAIGPSYLMKPAAARPEGLDLIWRTQILPLLEDQLYGTGIDVEEEYGLAALNAAWVEER is encoded by the coding sequence GTGGCAGAACGACCCGAAGGCGCCGAGGTCGTGGCGGCGGTGCAGCGGGTGTTCCGGGACGGGCTGCTGAGCGGGAAGTCCGCGTTCGTGCCCGCGTGGGACGCGTGGACCGAGCGGACCGCCGCCGATCTGCGCGCCCGTTTCGTGGACCACCTCGACGAGTCGTCGGACACGTTCCTGGTCAAGCTGAGCCGTCAGCTCGACGGCGCGCCGGACGACACGATCGCGCTGGCGGGCGAGCTGCTGTTCGCGAACATGGCGCCGCTGGTGCCCGAGCAGATAGGGCTGCCCAAGAAGCGGGAGATCATCGACGGGGTGCTGTCCTGGGCCGACCGGACGGTGGCGATTCCCGCCGATCTGGAGAGCGGTCTAGGCGGGTTCATCAACGGAGGCCAGGGTTTCCTGAACTACCGCTGGGCGCAGTTCCAGATCCTGGTCCTGCTGGTGGAGCGGCTCGCCGGACTGCCTCTGCCGGAGCGCGAGTCGATCCTCGGCGACCCGTGGCGGTTCCGCGCCGAGTGCTTCGCGATCCAGGAGTCGGTGGGGCACAAGAAGGGGCGCGCGCAGATCCACATCCTGCTGTATCTGCTCTTCCCGGACGTGTTCCAGCCCATCGCGAGCGTCTATCACAAGCAGGAGATCCTCAAGGCCTTCGCCGCCGACCTGCCCGAGCCGACCGGCGACCAGGACCGCGATCTGCTCACCCTCCGCCAGACCCTGGAGGCCCGGTCGGGAGCCCCGGTCGACTTCTACGCCGAGCCCTGGCAGGGCAGTTGGCGGCGGCGCGCGGCCGAGCACGCGCAACGCGGTTGGCTGATACGCGGATACAACGTGGACGGCACCAACTTCGTCCCGTCCTGGCTCGCCCAGGGCTACTGCTCGCTGTCCTGGCTGGAGATGCCGGACATCCCCGCCGACTCCACCAAGCCGCAGGTGCAGCGCGTGGTCGCGGAGGCGATGCCCGACGCCAGCGCCCAGCTCCGCGGCCAGGCCACCTACCAACTGCACGCGTTCCTCTCGGTGATGAAGCCCGGCGATGTGATCGTCACCGTCACTCCGCACGACGTCCACGTCGGCACCCTCCAGGGCCCGCCGTCGTACGACCTCTCCGACGGCCCCGACAACGCCCGTCGCCGCCCGGTGCGTTGGGCCACCGCCGACCGGCCGCTGCACCGTGCCCAGCTCCCCGAGGCGGTGCAGGCCCAGTTGACCCGGCCGCCCGCGGTCTACGACATCAGCAGCGTCGCCGCCGAACTCGCCGAGCGGGCCGGGCTTGAGGACGTGGTGGCCGAGCCGCTCATCGAGGCCGATGTCACCAAGCCGGTCGAACTGCCCTCTGTGACCGAGGAGTTGGCGGCGCAGCTGCTGATGCCGCAGGACTGGTTGCGGGAGACCGCCGAACAGCTCCAGGAGCAGCGGCAGTTGGTCTTCCACGGGCCGCCCGGCACCGGCAAGACGTATCTCGCCCGTGCGCTGGCCCGGCACCTGGCCGGTCCCGACCGGGTGGAACTCGTGCAGTTCCACCCCTCGTACACCTACGAGGACTTCTTCGAGGGCTTCCGTCCGGTGCGGGGCGAGAACGGCTCGGTGGTGTTCGACGTGGTGCCGGGCCCGCTGAAACTGCTGGCCGAGCGAGCCCGTACGGACCCGTCGAACGCGTACATCCTGATCATCGACGAGATCAACCGGGCCAATCTGGCGAAGGTGTTCGGCGAGCTGTACTTCCTGCTGGAGTACCGTGAGGAGCCGGTCACCACGCAGTACAGCCCACACGACCCGTTCCATCTGCCGGGCAATCTCTTCGTCATCGGCACGATGAACACCGCCGACCGTTCGATCGCGCTCGTGGACGCGGCGATGCGCCGCCGCTTCGCGTTCCGCCGGCTGTCCCCCGAACTGCCGCCGGTGCGCGGCCTGTTGGAGCGCTGGCTGCGCGCCCGCGGCCTGCCCGACACGGCGGCCCGTCTGCTGGACGCGCTCAACTCCCGCCTCGGCGACGCCGACCGCGCCATCGGACCGTCGTACCTGATGAAACCGGCCGCGGCCCGCCCGGAGGGCCTCGACCTCATCTGGCGCACCCAGATCCTGCCCCTCCTGGAGGACCAGCTCTACGGCACGGGCATCGACGTCGAGGAGGAGTATGGGCTCGCGGCGCTGAACGCGGCCTGGGTGGAGGAGCGTTGA
- a CDS encoding N(5)-(carboxyethyl)ornithine synthase, with the protein MSLMSLGVLHSSRKENEFRLPLHPRHLDRIAPDIRERIFLEQGYGERFGIADEALRPLVGGLRSRERLVAECDIMLLPKPMHEDLAELREGQVLWGWPHCVQDEKTTQLGIDRRLTLIAWEAMNHWTSTGAFSVHVFHKNNELAGYCSVLHALQLGGLTGSYGRRLRAAVISFGATARGAVTGLGAMGVSDVTVLTQRAAAAVASPMPSVVMGHFQEREDDPTRLEAVTGLGPVPLAQYLAGFDIVVNCVLQDTDAPLMFVTNEELALFQPGTFFIDVACDEGMGFAWARPSGFEDPMATVGPGCHYYAVDHSPSHLWNSATWEISEALLPYLRTVMGGPTEWDGDVTVRKAIEIRDGVVQNPKILTFQHRSAAYPHGLEARRPEGHEVRRPDGRAVEGPVVV; encoded by the coding sequence ATGAGCCTCATGAGTCTCGGAGTACTGCACTCCTCCCGCAAGGAGAACGAGTTCCGTCTGCCGCTGCACCCCCGCCACCTCGACCGGATCGCCCCGGACATCCGAGAGCGCATCTTCCTCGAACAGGGCTACGGCGAACGGTTCGGGATCGCCGACGAGGCGCTGCGCCCGCTCGTCGGCGGCCTCCGTTCCCGTGAGCGCCTGGTCGCGGAGTGCGACATCATGCTGCTGCCCAAGCCCATGCACGAGGACCTCGCCGAACTGCGCGAGGGCCAGGTGCTGTGGGGCTGGCCGCACTGTGTGCAGGACGAGAAGACGACGCAGCTCGGCATCGACCGGCGGCTGACCCTGATCGCCTGGGAGGCCATGAACCACTGGACCTCCACGGGCGCCTTCAGCGTCCATGTGTTCCACAAGAACAACGAGCTGGCCGGGTACTGCTCGGTACTGCACGCGCTCCAGCTCGGCGGGCTGACCGGGAGCTACGGCCGCCGGCTGCGCGCGGCGGTCATCAGCTTCGGCGCCACGGCACGCGGCGCGGTCACGGGTCTGGGCGCGATGGGCGTCTCCGACGTCACGGTGCTCACCCAGCGCGCCGCGGCGGCCGTGGCGTCGCCGATGCCGTCGGTCGTGATGGGGCACTTCCAGGAGCGGGAGGACGACCCCACCCGCCTGGAGGCCGTCACCGGGCTCGGTCCTGTGCCGCTCGCGCAGTATCTGGCCGGGTTCGACATCGTCGTCAACTGCGTCCTCCAGGACACCGACGCGCCGCTCATGTTCGTCACCAACGAGGAACTCGCGCTGTTCCAGCCGGGGACCTTCTTCATCGACGTGGCCTGCGACGAGGGCATGGGCTTCGCCTGGGCCCGGCCGAGCGGCTTCGAGGACCCCATGGCCACGGTCGGACCGGGCTGCCACTACTACGCGGTCGACCACAGCCCGTCGCACCTGTGGAACTCGGCGACCTGGGAGATCAGCGAGGCGCTGCTGCCGTACCTGCGCACGGTCATGGGCGGCCCCACCGAGTGGGACGGCGACGTCACCGTGCGGAAGGCCATCGAGATCCGGGACGGGGTCGTCCAGAACCCGAAGATCCTCACCTTCCAGCACCGGTCGGCCGCCTACCCGCACGGCCTTGAGGCCCGAAGGCCCGAAGGTCATGAGGTGAGGCGGCCTGACGGCAGGGCGGTCGAGGGCCCGGTGGTGGTCTAA
- a CDS encoding McrC family protein yields the protein MSPASLHLTVDETGPGVVRELTGDQLAALLGVPGLVRLSPARGGRWRLTGNQKAGLVQLRTPSGSTIQLHLRPKLPVRNLLFLLSYAPTAPWLRETVDAAEADNLLPALADLLARVTRRTLDAGVLHGYRTVEEELPLIRGRIRTADQLRRVGFPLPVAVRYDDHTPDIAENRIVLAALHRAARLPQLPPNTGLALRHLAHHLTGVHLLPPGTPLPRWTPNRLNSRYAPALRLAELLLSDRSLNPDGGQLPTTADGFVLDMPAVFERFLTLALTDALARRGVRCAAQEQHHRLDLAGHVRLRPDLVLYRAGRTVSVVDAKYAFRHVPAPPTEHLYQLLGYCTALGLLEGHLVYAATTRDGPTEHAIRRVGITVTAHALDLDRPPTELLATVGELAERITAAPNPARAEADVPPGATGQ from the coding sequence TTGAGCCCCGCCTCACTCCACCTCACCGTCGACGAGACCGGCCCTGGCGTGGTGCGCGAGCTGACCGGCGATCAGCTCGCCGCGTTGCTCGGTGTGCCCGGGCTGGTGCGGCTGAGCCCCGCGAGGGGCGGGCGATGGCGGCTGACCGGAAACCAGAAGGCGGGCCTGGTCCAGCTGCGCACTCCTTCCGGCTCCACCATCCAGCTCCACCTGCGCCCCAAACTCCCGGTCCGCAACCTGCTGTTCCTGCTCTCCTACGCGCCCACCGCCCCCTGGCTCCGTGAGACGGTCGACGCCGCCGAGGCCGACAACCTGCTGCCTGCCCTCGCCGATCTGCTCGCCCGGGTCACCCGCCGCACCCTGGACGCCGGTGTGCTGCACGGCTACCGCACGGTCGAGGAGGAACTCCCCCTGATCCGGGGCCGTATCCGCACGGCGGACCAACTGCGCCGCGTCGGCTTCCCGCTCCCCGTCGCCGTCCGCTACGACGACCACACCCCGGACATCGCCGAGAACCGCATCGTGCTCGCGGCCCTGCACCGCGCCGCCCGCCTGCCCCAACTCCCCCCGAACACCGGCCTGGCCCTGCGCCACCTCGCCCACCACCTCACCGGCGTCCACCTGCTCCCGCCCGGCACCCCGCTCCCCCGCTGGACCCCGAACCGCCTCAACTCCCGCTACGCCCCGGCACTTCGGCTCGCGGAACTGCTCCTGTCCGACCGGTCGCTGAACCCGGACGGCGGCCAACTCCCCACCACGGCCGACGGGTTCGTGCTCGACATGCCGGCCGTCTTCGAACGGTTCCTCACCCTGGCGCTCACCGATGCGCTGGCCCGCCGCGGGGTCCGCTGCGCCGCCCAGGAGCAACACCATCGCCTCGACCTGGCCGGGCACGTCCGACTACGCCCGGACCTCGTCCTGTACCGGGCCGGCCGTACCGTCTCCGTCGTGGACGCCAAGTACGCCTTCCGGCACGTGCCCGCGCCACCCACCGAGCACCTCTACCAACTGCTCGGCTACTGCACGGCGTTGGGCCTCCTGGAGGGCCATCTCGTCTATGCGGCGACGACCCGGGACGGCCCGACGGAACACGCCATCCGCCGCGTGGGCATCACGGTCACGGCCCACGCCCTGGACCTCGACCGACCGCCCACCGAACTCCTCGCCACGGTCGGCGAGTTGGCCGAGCGCATCACGGCCGCACCGAACCCGGCCCGAGCGGAAGCCGATGTTCCTCCAGGGGCTACCGGGCAGTAA
- a CDS encoding beta-ketoacyl-[acyl-carrier-protein] synthase family protein, whose product MKNRQEENHNVVVTGLGETTPLGGSVAATWDAMLRGESGLSLLEDESWAKDLPPLLGGRAKVDPGTGLEHQQRRRLSRSAQFAVTAAAEAWADAGLDDSTAAPSRVAVVVSAALGDMTSIIDGWETLKTRGWRRVPPMTVPMSMGNGSAAAVALLVNARLGVHATVNACSSGTQALVTAAELIRRGEADVVVAGGAEAPLHPMVLSSFAAMRALSQRFDDPASACRPYDADRDGMVLGEGAGILVLESERHARERGARIYAELAGVGITSDAYHMVQPEPNGTGTAAAVRASLADAGVTPAEVAHFNANGTATAPGDAAEARAVMAVFGTAEQGPAVSANKSMTGHSLGAAGAIESISTVLALHHGLVPPTRNFTRLDEGLSVDVVHGNPLKLGPEQTVAVKNSAGFGGHNVALTFRAEKGK is encoded by the coding sequence ATGAAGAACCGTCAGGAAGAGAACCACAACGTCGTCGTGACCGGTCTCGGCGAGACCACCCCGCTCGGCGGGAGTGTCGCCGCCACCTGGGACGCGATGCTGCGCGGCGAGAGCGGACTGAGCCTGCTGGAGGACGAGTCGTGGGCCAAGGACCTCCCGCCCCTGCTCGGCGGCCGGGCAAAGGTCGACCCCGGTACGGGACTTGAGCACCAGCAGCGCCGACGCCTCAGCCGCTCCGCCCAGTTCGCGGTGACGGCGGCGGCGGAGGCCTGGGCCGACGCGGGCCTCGACGACAGCACCGCGGCCCCGAGCCGAGTCGCCGTGGTCGTCTCGGCCGCGCTCGGCGACATGACCTCGATCATCGACGGCTGGGAGACCCTGAAGACGCGGGGCTGGCGGCGTGTTCCGCCGATGACCGTGCCGATGTCGATGGGCAACGGCTCGGCGGCGGCCGTGGCGCTGCTGGTGAACGCGCGCCTCGGCGTGCACGCCACCGTCAACGCCTGCTCCTCCGGGACCCAAGCCCTGGTCACCGCGGCCGAGTTGATCCGGCGCGGGGAGGCGGACGTCGTGGTGGCGGGCGGCGCGGAGGCGCCCCTGCACCCCATGGTCCTGTCCTCGTTCGCGGCCATGCGGGCGCTGTCGCAGCGGTTCGACGACCCCGCGTCCGCGTGCCGTCCCTACGACGCGGACCGCGACGGGATGGTCCTCGGCGAGGGCGCCGGCATCCTCGTCCTGGAGTCGGAGCGGCACGCACGCGAGCGCGGCGCCCGGATCTACGCGGAACTGGCGGGAGTCGGCATCACCTCCGACGCCTACCACATGGTCCAGCCGGAGCCGAACGGCACCGGCACCGCCGCGGCCGTCCGCGCCTCTCTCGCCGACGCGGGCGTGACCCCTGCCGAGGTCGCCCACTTCAACGCCAACGGCACCGCGACCGCGCCCGGCGACGCGGCCGAAGCACGCGCGGTGATGGCGGTGTTCGGCACCGCGGAACAGGGCCCGGCGGTCTCCGCGAACAAGTCGATGACGGGGCACAGCCTCGGCGCGGCGGGCGCGATCGAGTCGATCAGCACCGTCCTCGCGCTCCACCACGGCCTGGTACCGCCGACCCGCAACTTCACCCGCCTCGACGAGGGACTCTCCGTCGACGTGGTGCACGGCAACCCGCTCAAGCTCGGCCCCGAGCAGACCGTCGCCGTGAAGAACTCGGCCGGGTTCGGCGGCCACAACGTGGCACTGACCTTCCGCGCCGAGAAGGGCAAGTGA
- the purU gene encoding formyltetrahydrofolate deformylase: protein MPSTLEAHKPVRAATPTATARTGHRHASLTVRGKDRPGIVATVGALLGEHGANIVSLDQYSDNPQGGAFFQRTVFGHDRLGVALPAIEDGLRQRLAGDFELEFTLRDLSVPQRVAVFASKSDHCLLDLLWRHRRGQLPVTVAMVISNHPDTAEEVRSFGIPFFHVPTSGPDKSAAEAEQLRLLLGNVDFVVLARYMQILSGDFIRQLGVPIINIHHSFLPAFIGAGPYARAKERGVKLVGATAHYVTENLDEGPIIEQDVVRVSHADTAAELQRRGADVERAVLTRAVRWHGEDRVIRHGNHTIVFA from the coding sequence GTGCCGTCAACCCTGGAGGCCCACAAGCCGGTTCGCGCTGCGACTCCCACCGCGACCGCCCGCACCGGGCACCGCCACGCCTCCCTCACCGTCCGGGGCAAGGACCGGCCCGGCATCGTCGCGACCGTCGGCGCGCTGCTCGGTGAGCACGGCGCCAACATCGTCTCCCTCGACCAGTACTCCGACAATCCGCAGGGCGGCGCGTTCTTCCAGCGCACGGTGTTCGGCCACGACCGTCTCGGGGTGGCACTGCCCGCGATCGAGGACGGACTGCGGCAACGACTGGCCGGGGACTTCGAGTTGGAGTTCACGCTGCGGGACCTGTCGGTGCCCCAGCGGGTGGCGGTGTTCGCCTCGAAGTCCGACCACTGTCTGCTGGACCTGCTGTGGCGGCACCGGCGCGGTCAACTCCCCGTCACCGTCGCGATGGTGATCTCCAATCACCCGGACACGGCCGAGGAGGTGCGGTCGTTCGGCATCCCCTTCTTCCACGTACCGACGTCGGGACCCGACAAGTCGGCGGCGGAAGCGGAGCAGTTGCGGCTGCTGCTGGGCAACGTCGACTTCGTCGTGCTGGCCCGCTACATGCAGATCCTCTCCGGGGACTTCATCAGGCAACTCGGCGTGCCGATCATCAACATCCACCACTCCTTCCTGCCGGCCTTCATCGGCGCGGGTCCCTACGCCAGGGCGAAGGAACGCGGGGTGAAACTCGTCGGCGCCACGGCCCACTACGTCACCGAGAACCTCGACGAGGGCCCGATCATCGAGCAGGACGTGGTCCGGGTCAGCCACGCGGACACCGCCGCCGAGCTGCAACGACGCGGCGCGGACGTGGAACGGGCGGTGCTCACCCGGGCCGTGCGGTGGCACGGCGAGGACCGCGTGATCCGGCACGGCAACCACACGATCGTCTTCGCATGA
- a CDS encoding PRC-barrel domain-containing protein — MIHPADVREWRECAVVDPESHKIGVLEAVYVDTATDEPAMATVRTGLPTRHRLLFVPLDDAIVGPDYVKVGYAKALVKEAPSIGTDDVLPADQEEAIFKHYGLPYRPGAGGERQLARR; from the coding sequence ATGATTCATCCAGCGGATGTACGGGAGTGGCGTGAGTGCGCCGTCGTGGACCCGGAGTCGCACAAGATCGGTGTCCTGGAGGCCGTCTACGTCGACACCGCCACCGACGAACCGGCCATGGCCACGGTCCGCACCGGGCTGCCCACGCGGCACCGGCTGCTCTTCGTCCCCCTGGACGACGCGATCGTGGGCCCGGACTACGTCAAGGTCGGCTACGCCAAGGCGCTGGTGAAGGAGGCCCCGTCGATCGGCACCGACGACGTACTGCCCGCCGACCAGGAGGAAGCGATCTTCAAGCACTACGGTCTGCCCTACCGGCCCGGTGCGGGCGGTGAGCGCCAACTGGCCCGCCGTTGA
- a CDS encoding aminoglycoside phosphotransferase family protein: MNHGLLLLYGSRAPGTPHRSRHPRSAPARQPQGKGKTTIDSTLVRRLLTTQYPHWSHLPLTLLEPAGSDHVIHRLGDTMSVRLPRSDWADGEAAKEHAWLPLLAPQLPLAVPEPLALGAPGCGYAWHWSITRWLDGTTATADGLTDPDLTARQLAEFLRSLQTAPAADTLRPGPHPELTRAPLATRDRATREAIAAVDGVFDTAALTEVWDNALDAPAWDREPVWCHGDFHTGNLLTVDGRLSAVIDFGGLGMGDPACDLAIAYTLLSATTRPLFRAALALDDATWTRGMGWALTTGLNAYTSYAATDPRVARQSARQLTEVLTEHTGVTSTDRPTPAASGPGWADSRPANHGARRR; the protein is encoded by the coding sequence ATGAATCATGGCCTTCTCCTTCTGTACGGTTCTCGTGCTCCGGGTACCCCCCATCGGAGCCGTCACCCCAGGTCCGCCCCGGCGCGGCAACCGCAGGGAAAGGGAAAGACGACCATCGACTCCACACTCGTCCGCCGACTCCTCACCACGCAGTACCCGCACTGGTCCCACCTCCCCCTGACCCTCCTGGAACCCGCCGGTTCGGACCACGTCATCCACCGCCTCGGCGACACCATGTCCGTACGGCTGCCCCGCAGCGACTGGGCGGACGGCGAGGCCGCCAAGGAACACGCCTGGCTCCCCCTCCTCGCACCCCAACTGCCGCTCGCCGTACCGGAACCACTGGCCCTCGGCGCCCCCGGCTGCGGCTATGCCTGGCACTGGTCCATCACTCGCTGGCTGGACGGCACGACGGCCACCGCGGACGGCCTCACCGACCCAGACCTGACTGCCCGTCAACTAGCCGAGTTTCTACGGTCGTTGCAGACAGCCCCGGCCGCCGACACGCTGCGCCCCGGACCGCACCCCGAACTGACCCGCGCCCCGCTGGCCACCCGCGACCGCGCGACCCGGGAGGCGATCGCGGCCGTGGACGGAGTCTTCGACACCGCCGCCCTGACCGAGGTCTGGGACAACGCGCTCGACGCCCCCGCCTGGGACCGCGAACCGGTCTGGTGCCACGGGGACTTCCACACCGGCAACCTGCTCACCGTGGACGGCCGGCTCTCCGCCGTCATCGACTTCGGCGGCCTGGGCATGGGCGATCCGGCCTGCGACCTGGCCATCGCCTACACCCTGTTGTCGGCCACGACCCGCCCGCTCTTCCGCGCCGCGCTCGCCCTGGACGACGCCACCTGGACACGCGGCATGGGCTGGGCCCTGACCACCGGCCTGAACGCGTACACGAGTTACGCGGCCACCGACCCCCGGGTCGCCCGGCAGAGCGCCCGCCAGCTCACCGAGGTCCTCACCGAGCACACGGGCGTCACCTCAACAGACCGGCCGACGCCCGCAGCATCTGGACCGGGCTGGGCAGATAGCCGTCCGGCGAACCATGGTGCTCGGAGACGGTGA
- a CDS encoding beta-ketoacyl-[acyl-carrier-protein] synthase family protein, giving the protein MTHPRDADVLVTGLGAMTPLGSTAPASWQGLLDGRSGVRTLHDEHGSWPEELPVGIAGTVPADPVEILGRVQARKLDRGEQLAVVAAREAFQDAGRPPVEPERLAVVVGTGIGGVLSTLGQNEVYERSGMRKLSSYAVPMLMPNGPAAWVSIDLGARAGARSPASACASGAEAIALALDLIRLGRADVVVAGGTEASLHPLMVAAFAQMKALSRREGDPAAVSRPFDAGRDGFVIAEGAAVLVLERAEFARARGARIYGAVAGAAVTSSARHISASDTEGQVLAIQGALRDAELEPSDIGHVHAHATSTPGGDLAEADAVAKALGTHPVVTATKSMTGHMLGASGAFGAMSALLSLRHGVVPATRNLDALDPQVHLDVVNGENREGSWDAALANSFGFGGHNVSLVLKRTS; this is encoded by the coding sequence ATGACCCACCCCAGAGACGCGGACGTCCTCGTGACCGGCCTCGGTGCCATGACCCCGCTCGGCTCGACGGCGCCCGCATCATGGCAGGGGCTGCTCGACGGACGCTCCGGCGTGCGCACCCTGCATGACGAACACGGCTCCTGGCCCGAGGAGTTACCGGTCGGCATCGCGGGCACGGTGCCCGCCGACCCGGTCGAGATCCTCGGCCGGGTGCAGGCCCGCAAGCTGGACCGGGGCGAGCAACTGGCCGTGGTCGCGGCCCGGGAGGCGTTCCAGGACGCGGGCCGGCCACCGGTCGAACCCGAGCGGCTCGCGGTGGTGGTCGGCACCGGCATCGGGGGCGTGCTGAGCACGCTCGGCCAGAACGAGGTCTACGAGCGGTCGGGCATGCGGAAGTTGTCCTCGTACGCCGTCCCGATGCTGATGCCGAACGGCCCGGCGGCCTGGGTCAGCATCGACCTCGGCGCCCGGGCGGGCGCCCGCTCCCCGGCCAGTGCCTGTGCCTCGGGGGCCGAGGCGATCGCCCTGGCACTGGACCTGATCCGCCTCGGCCGCGCCGATGTCGTGGTGGCCGGGGGCACCGAGGCGAGTCTGCATCCGCTCATGGTCGCCGCGTTCGCGCAGATGAAGGCGCTCTCCCGGCGGGAGGGCGACCCGGCCGCCGTGTCCCGGCCGTTCGACGCGGGCCGCGACGGGTTCGTGATCGCCGAGGGGGCGGCCGTACTGGTCCTGGAACGCGCCGAGTTCGCCCGTGCCCGGGGCGCCCGGATCTACGGCGCGGTGGCCGGCGCGGCCGTCACCTCCAGCGCCCGGCACATCTCGGCGTCCGACACCGAGGGGCAGGTCCTCGCGATCCAAGGGGCCCTGCGGGACGCGGAGTTGGAGCCCTCCGACATCGGCCATGTGCACGCCCACGCCACCTCGACCCCGGGCGGCGACCTCGCGGAGGCCGACGCGGTGGCGAAGGCGCTGGGCACGCACCCGGTGGTGACCGCGACCAAGTCGATGACGGGCCACATGCTGGGCGCGTCCGGGGCGTTCGGCGCCATGTCCGCCCTGCTGTCGCTGCGCCACGGAGTGGTCCCGGCCACCCGCAACCTCGACGCGCTCGACCCGCAGGTCCACCTGGACGTGGTCAACGGCGAGAACCGCGAGGGCAGTTGGGACGCGGCGCTGGCCAACTCCTTCGGCTTCGGCGGCCACAACGTCAGCCTGGTCCTGAAGCGGACGTCATGA